The window TAAAAGCTGATTTTTAGATCTGTGAGGACTGCAGTGTTTTTCTTATCTGTATTGGGTCAAATAACCTAGCAGGTGGTTACCTGTCACAGGTTGTTTGCTCTTGTTTGAGGTGTAGAGTAACAAGAAAGCGACATGTTTTTACTTTCAGAGAATTGAAGTCTGCCAGATAGTAGCTTTTGTTACTCTGACAAAATTAGACATCATGCAAGAAAGTAGCTGCTATTATACTGACAGGATCGTATTTCCTTGTGGAGGCGGACTGCCAGGACTCGTAAAGGATGGACAGCTTGGATTGTGTGACAGCTGCAAAGTGGGGGGTGTGTTCGTAACTATTTTTCCCCTGGATTCACAGTGCAGAGCTGAGTGTGTGAAGGGCAAAAGAGAACCCGATTTTCACATAAGGCTGTGTCCGACAGTATTTGCTGCTATTGCCAATTACTGCAGTTCATAAATACGTATTCTTTCTCTCCCATGCCAAATATTTTTCTTAAGACAGAAGATCCTGTGGATTTATCACCCTTGGAGAGTCCTTGCATTCCTGTCCACTGGTGCTTGGAGTTACTAGAAGAACTCTGGATCAAGATCATGAAATAACTGAGTGTTCTTTCAGCTGCCGTGTAGGAGTGGTGCTAGTGTCCATTTGTTAATGGAGCAATAATTTCCAATGTCAAAGAAACGGGACATTCCAACCTTGAAACACAGCCAGAACTTTCTTAGTTCTTCACTTTTTGCAGATAAGCCGCTGTTGCCTATTGTAAAATTAGCCAGGATGGGTGTGGAGCAGCCCGTGGCCCTGCTGAGCGAACTGGCGGCATGTTGTCTTGGTAACACGTACTTTCGACGCCACTATCACCTGTGGATGGCTTTACTTGTTCTGATGGGCCCTGGCCTGACTTACCATGTTAGCCACAGTACAGTCTTTGCAAACAAGAGGAACTTCTTATATTTGTAAGTCCCCACACTTTATTGTTGCTTAAGTGTATTTtaactgcctgctgtttgtccacACATTGTGTTTACTGTTTAtcgtgtgttttcattaattattgttATCTTTCCTTTCCCTTATCTGCCAATATAGGTATTTTCTCCGATCAGGATGGGGATGGACCTGCCTGTTAACAGGTGGCTACCTTCTCCTTGTTTCCTATTCTTCCTCTCGCAGCTTAGGCATCTGCCTGCGTCATATGTTTCGGCTTGTGATTGCTACCATCTTCTGGAAGGCAGCGTTGTTGGGGTTTGCTTTGGTGGAGAACGCCACGGGGAGCTGCTTTGAGCCAATACAAAACTATGA of the Erpetoichthys calabaricus chromosome 2, fErpCal1.3, whole genome shotgun sequence genome contains:
- the LOC114645831 gene encoding fat storage-inducing transmembrane protein 1, which codes for MSKKRDIPTLKHSQNFLSSSLFADKPLLPIVKLARMGVEQPVALLSELAACCLGNTYFRRHYHLWMALLVLMGPGLTYHVSHSTVFANKRNFLYLYFLRSGWGWTCLLTGGYLLLVSYSSSRSLGICLRHMFRLVIATIFWKAALLGFALVENATGSCFEPIQNYEGLEGGVALLLHEAQNKAACLTSGFVWRGYDISEDTFLLTFASLVMAEEMAVFKPYLACHLPASTALRIVFLMCAALLILWNFLLLCVLVYFQRYTHKLLGGALATLCWRLMYHWWYKTGVSWYSPGRPGVGLFEKADKE